From Acinetobacter sp. ASP199, the proteins below share one genomic window:
- a CDS encoding mechanosensitive ion channel, protein MNEYMRGPGGYDAMYYWEQFHPILSAVAILLIGWVIALLVSAGVKKVLQKLGTNERLSHATGHRSNIENIITRIVFWLILIMAVIGALNVLNLTNVSGPFSNMIQRFLLFIPQLLAAIAVGFIGWIVANLVKVGLQKLLDRTQLDEKLSSEVGVKPLSENISEIIYWLILLLFLPIVLSILGLSGLLYPVQNMVNDVVGYLPNIFIAGVIIFVGYILAKIIRGIVEGLLRSLNVQQQAEKVGIFKNSNVPQLIGSFIFAVIIITALIIAFEALGIEAISQPATAMLYEVMNAIPNIIAAALILILAYVVSKLVAKLVTEVLAGTGVDEVPAKLDLQRFLGTTKISHVVGVLIILFTMLFAVSEAANRLGFEQVSSLIAMFIYFGANILLGAVILVVGFWLANVVANVVQRGEYNSSRWLANLVRVLIMGLVVAMGLRAMGIADSIVNLAFGLTLGAVAVAFALAFGLGGRQPAERVLTDLIDKAKREGKEPNLLKKDTDIMTSAFGSGSTTSATEPATTTGASIVANQEPDDNAPMRTDLSNSTPATLTTAPQDDEASGIDQVTPDVDQAVPDSLDIDPTHPPANNPFGSTGEDEPNVDSHPKKDDPN, encoded by the coding sequence ATGAATGAATATATGAGAGGCCCAGGCGGTTATGACGCCATGTACTATTGGGAACAGTTTCATCCCATATTAAGCGCAGTGGCAATCCTGCTGATCGGCTGGGTCATTGCATTGCTGGTCTCTGCAGGTGTAAAAAAAGTCTTGCAAAAATTAGGGACCAATGAGCGACTTAGCCATGCGACTGGTCATCGTTCCAATATTGAAAATATCATCACGCGAATTGTCTTCTGGTTAATCCTGATTATGGCAGTCATTGGTGCATTGAATGTGCTAAATCTGACCAATGTCAGTGGACCGTTCAGTAATATGATTCAGCGCTTCCTGTTGTTTATCCCTCAACTGCTTGCTGCGATTGCTGTCGGATTCATCGGCTGGATTGTTGCCAATCTGGTTAAGGTGGGACTACAGAAGCTGCTTGATCGCACGCAACTGGATGAAAAACTCAGTTCAGAAGTCGGGGTAAAGCCACTCAGTGAGAATATCAGTGAAATTATTTACTGGTTGATTCTGCTGTTATTCCTGCCTATCGTGCTCTCGATTTTGGGTTTAAGCGGTCTGCTTTATCCAGTTCAGAATATGGTCAATGATGTGGTTGGTTATCTGCCTAATATCTTCATTGCCGGCGTGATTATTTTTGTCGGTTATATTCTGGCGAAAATCATCCGTGGCATTGTCGAAGGCTTACTGCGTAGTCTGAACGTACAGCAACAGGCAGAAAAAGTTGGCATCTTCAAGAACTCTAATGTTCCTCAGTTGATTGGTTCCTTTATCTTTGCTGTAATCATCATTACAGCCCTGATTATTGCCTTTGAAGCACTCGGTATTGAAGCAATTTCACAACCTGCCACCGCAATGCTCTATGAGGTAATGAATGCCATTCCAAATATCATTGCCGCAGCCCTGATTCTGATACTGGCTTATGTGGTATCGAAACTGGTTGCCAAACTGGTGACTGAAGTTCTGGCAGGCACGGGTGTAGATGAAGTTCCGGCCAAGCTCGACTTACAACGTTTCCTGGGTACGACTAAAATTTCCCATGTTGTGGGTGTGTTGATCATTCTGTTCACTATGCTGTTTGCTGTGTCTGAAGCGGCGAACCGTCTTGGCTTTGAACAGGTGAGTAGCCTGATTGCGATGTTCATTTACTTCGGTGCGAACATCCTGCTCGGCGCAGTGATTCTGGTGGTTGGCTTCTGGCTGGCAAATGTGGTTGCGAATGTAGTGCAGCGCGGTGAATATAACAGTTCCCGCTGGTTAGCCAATCTGGTTCGTGTCCTGATTATGGGTCTGGTAGTTGCAATGGGCTTACGCGCAATGGGCATTGCCGATTCGATCGTAAACCTGGCATTCGGTCTGACTCTGGGCGCAGTAGCAGTGGCTTTTGCTCTGGCATTCGGTCTTGGTGGTCGTCAGCCGGCAGAACGTGTTCTGACGGATTTGATTGATAAAGCCAAACGTGAAGGCAAAGAACCAAATCTCTTGAAAAAAGATACTGATATCATGACTTCAGCTTTTGGTTCAGGTAGTACGACTTCTGCGACTGAACCAGCTACTACAACAGGAGCGAGTATCGTGGCCAATCAAGAACCTGATGACAATGCACCTATGCGTACGGACTTATCGAATAGTACCCCTGCAACACTCACTACTGCCCCGCAGGATGATGAAGCGTCGGGTATTGATCAGGTCACTCCAGATG
- the eutC gene encoding ethanolamine ammonia-lyase subunit EutC, whose translation MKLVPDMQFQSQLQDNPWQKLKAFTDARIALGRAGGSLPTRPSLEFQLAHAQAKDAVLKPLDAEQLKSSLSKINLPILQIKSQAVEKDLYLKRPDLGRILSDESKAMLQQYRAEHQDTWDVVIVAGDGLSARAIEENTTHFIPALVEACKAQGCNIAPLIIARGSRVALGDEVAEILKAKMLVMLIGERPGLSSPDSMGIYYTYNAFKGCHDALRNCISNVRPAGLSYPLAIQRLIALMQKSCTLQLSGVQLKDEHETSVEVQHKQSKGLF comes from the coding sequence ATGAAACTGGTTCCTGATATGCAATTTCAGTCACAGCTGCAAGACAATCCTTGGCAGAAGTTAAAGGCTTTTACCGATGCACGTATTGCCTTGGGACGTGCAGGTGGCAGCTTGCCAACCCGACCAAGTCTGGAATTTCAATTGGCCCATGCCCAAGCCAAGGATGCAGTACTTAAACCTCTTGATGCCGAGCAACTTAAAAGTAGTTTAAGCAAAATTAATTTACCTATTCTGCAAATTAAAAGCCAGGCGGTGGAAAAGGATCTCTATTTAAAACGTCCGGATTTGGGACGTATCCTGTCCGATGAATCTAAAGCGATGTTGCAGCAATACCGGGCTGAACATCAGGACACTTGGGATGTGGTGATTGTTGCGGGAGATGGACTTTCAGCCCGTGCCATTGAAGAAAATACCACACATTTTATTCCTGCCTTGGTAGAGGCTTGTAAAGCACAAGGCTGTAATATTGCGCCCTTGATTATCGCCCGAGGTAGCCGTGTTGCGCTGGGCGATGAAGTTGCCGAAATTTTAAAAGCCAAAATGCTGGTGATGCTGATTGGGGAGCGACCTGGACTGAGTTCACCTGATAGTATGGGAATTTACTACACTTATAATGCTTTTAAAGGCTGCCATGATGCACTTAGAAACTGTATTTCGAATGTTCGTCCGGCAGGTCTGTCCTATCCACTGGCGATTCAGCGATTGATTGCACTCATGCAAAAATCCTGTACATTGCAGCTTTCAGGCGTACAGCTGAAAGATGAACATGAAACTTCGGTTGAAGTTCAGCATAAACAAAGCAAAGGATTATTTTAA
- a CDS encoding ethanolamine ammonia-lyase subunit EutB, whose protein sequence is MLYQINVANQHYVFKDLKTLMAKATPERSGDQLAGIAATDATERVAAQMCLAEVPLKQFLNEALIPYEQDEVTRLILDEHDAHAFYPISHFTVGDFRNWLLSADATTEKLGALKMGLIPEMVAAVSKIMRNQDLILVAKKCRVVTRFRNTIGLEGQLSTRLQPNHPTDDLMGISASILDGLMYGNGDAVIGINPATDNLQNLSELLKLLDHIIHEYEIPTQSCVLTHITSGIQLANKNIPIDLMFQSIAGTEKANTGFGINLALLQEGYEATLSLKRGTVGQNVMYFETGQGSALSSNGHHGVDQQTLEARAYAVARKFNPLLVNTVVGFIGPEYLYNGKQIIRAGLEDHFCGKLLGVPMGCDICYTNHADADQDDMDVLLTLLANAGLNFIMGIPGSDDVMLNYQTTSFHDALYIRQLLGLKPAPEFDHWLQQQGILSQQANQLQWPTELPKQFSRLMLS, encoded by the coding sequence ATGTTGTATCAGATCAATGTGGCCAATCAGCACTATGTGTTTAAAGATTTAAAAACCCTGATGGCTAAGGCTACTCCTGAACGTTCTGGCGATCAGTTGGCGGGAATTGCAGCCACTGATGCAACCGAGCGTGTTGCTGCACAAATGTGCCTGGCAGAGGTGCCGTTAAAGCAGTTTCTAAATGAAGCTTTAATTCCTTATGAGCAGGATGAAGTGACCCGGCTGATTCTGGATGAACATGATGCCCATGCTTTCTATCCGATCTCGCATTTTACTGTGGGAGATTTTCGTAACTGGCTGCTGAGTGCAGATGCCACTACCGAAAAACTGGGTGCTTTAAAAATGGGTCTGATCCCGGAAATGGTCGCGGCAGTAAGCAAGATCATGCGTAATCAGGATCTGATTTTAGTGGCAAAAAAATGCCGGGTAGTGACCCGGTTCAGAAATACCATCGGTCTGGAAGGGCAGCTATCGACACGTTTGCAGCCGAATCACCCGACCGATGATCTGATGGGCATCTCAGCTTCGATTTTAGATGGCTTGATGTATGGCAATGGTGATGCGGTGATTGGCATTAATCCGGCCACGGATAACCTGCAAAACCTGTCCGAGTTATTAAAATTACTGGACCACATTATTCATGAATATGAGATCCCAACCCAGTCCTGTGTACTGACGCATATTACTTCAGGCATTCAGTTAGCTAACAAGAATATTCCGATCGATCTGATGTTCCAGTCCATTGCCGGAACAGAAAAAGCCAATACCGGGTTTGGCATTAATCTGGCGCTGTTACAGGAAGGCTATGAAGCCACTTTAAGTCTGAAACGCGGCACAGTGGGGCAAAACGTGATGTATTTTGAAACTGGGCAGGGCAGTGCTTTGTCTAGTAATGGTCATCATGGTGTCGATCAACAAACTTTGGAAGCACGGGCCTACGCCGTGGCACGTAAGTTTAACCCGCTCTTGGTGAATACCGTGGTGGGCTTTATTGGACCGGAATACCTGTATAACGGTAAACAGATTATCCGGGCGGGACTGGAAGATCATTTCTGCGGTAAGTTGCTCGGCGTACCGATGGGCTGTGACATCTGCTATACCAATCATGCTGATGCCGATCAGGATGACATGGATGTGTTGCTGACCTTGCTTGCCAATGCTGGGCTGAACTTTATTATGGGTATTCCTGGCTCGGATGATGTGATGCTGAACTATCAGACCACTTCCTTTCATGATGCTTTATATATTCGTCAGTTATTAGGACTGAAACCTGCTCCTGAGTTTGATCACTGGCTGCAACAGCAGGGCATTCTGTCTCAGCAAGCGAATCAGTTGCAGTGGCCGACTGAATTACCAAAACAATTTTCCCGTCTGATGCTGTCTTAA